From one Geoalkalibacter halelectricus genomic stretch:
- a CDS encoding RT0821/Lpp0805 family surface protein: MKKILVILLLVAMALSGCATSTGPKETAGTLIGAGGGALLGAQVGKGRGQLVGVAVGTLAGALIGQEVGRSLDRADRMWMERNAQQSLEYNRSHQASTWHNPDSGNSGTLTPVRTFQTAEGQYCREYMQTVNIGGQAQQAYGTACRQPDGSWMIVR, translated from the coding sequence ATGAAAAAGATTCTCGTCATTTTGCTGCTGGTGGCCATGGCTCTCTCCGGTTGCGCGACCAGCACCGGCCCCAAGGAAACGGCCGGGACGCTCATCGGTGCCGGCGGCGGCGCCCTGCTCGGCGCCCAGGTCGGCAAGGGCCGCGGCCAACTGGTGGGGGTGGCGGTCGGGACCCTGGCCGGCGCGCTCATCGGGCAGGAGGTCGGCCGCAGTCTCGACCGCGCCGATCGCATGTGGATGGAGCGTAACGCCCAGCAATCCCTGGAATACAACCGCAGCCACCAGGCAAGCACCTGGCACAATCCCGACAGCGGCAATTCGGGCACTCTGACGCCGGTGCGCACCTTTCAGACCGCCGAGGGCCAATACTGTCGCGAATACATGCAGACCGTCAACATCGGCGGACAGGCCCAGCAGGCCTACGGCACCGCCTGCCGCCAGCCCGACGGCAGCTGGATGATCGTGCGCTAA
- a CDS encoding GNAT family N-acetyltransferase translates to MIFIFAQPPLLPSIKALSAECGLYHADLDAEKVKHLLMCRAEGQLAGIVGMEVLGEAALLRPPAVAPAFRGRGIGSLLLVRIERFAALQGARQFYLAAGGESGAFFAERGYRALAATEVPPEVHANEFFRHHLTQGAACLVKPLQARKVPAARHEAGPVV, encoded by the coding sequence ATGATCTTTATTTTCGCCCAACCTCCCTTGCTGCCGTCCATCAAGGCCTTGTCGGCCGAGTGCGGCCTCTATCACGCGGATCTTGATGCCGAAAAAGTCAAACATCTGCTGATGTGCCGTGCGGAGGGGCAATTGGCGGGGATAGTCGGCATGGAAGTGTTGGGTGAGGCCGCGCTGTTGCGCCCGCCGGCGGTGGCCCCGGCGTTTCGCGGTCGCGGCATCGGATCCCTGCTGCTGGTGCGCATCGAGCGGTTTGCGGCTTTGCAGGGCGCGCGCCAATTTTACCTGGCCGCCGGCGGGGAGAGCGGTGCCTTTTTCGCGGAGCGCGGCTACCGTGCCCTTGCCGCTACGGAGGTGCCCCCCGAGGTGCACGCCAACGAGTTCTTCCGTCATCACCTCACGCAGGGCGCCGCTTGTCTGGTCAAGCCGCTGCAGGCGCGCAAGGTGCCCGCGGCGCGCCACGAGGCCGGGCCCGTCGTCTGA
- a CDS encoding VanZ family protein: MPQVRDRFSPAQRRIAVVLPLLLMVAIFGLSSISFDLAAPEKSALGWMPPTLQNFLHIPLYGFLAFLWFGALAALGVAGRTRLVAAGLIAFSYGVLDELYQTTVPGRFGSLSDVAFNSLGIVLALWFCSWFQRRFWR; the protein is encoded by the coding sequence ATGCCCCAAGTCCGAGATCGGTTTTCTCCCGCGCAGCGACGCATTGCCGTGGTCCTGCCGCTGCTGCTCATGGTGGCGATATTCGGTCTTTCCTCCATTTCCTTTGACCTGGCCGCGCCGGAAAAAAGCGCCTTGGGCTGGATGCCGCCCACGCTGCAGAACTTTCTCCATATTCCTCTCTACGGCTTTCTCGCCTTTCTGTGGTTCGGGGCGCTGGCGGCCCTGGGTGTTGCGGGACGCACCCGCCTGGTCGCGGCGGGTCTGATCGCTTTTTCCTATGGCGTGCTCGACGAGTTGTACCAGACCACCGTTCCCGGCCGCTTCGGCTCCCTGAGCGATGTGGCTTTCAATTCCCTCGGCATCGTTCTGGCCCTGTGGTTCTGCTCCTGGTTCCAGCGCCGTTTCTGGCGATGA
- a CDS encoding general secretion pathway protein GspB codes for MSFILDALRKSDKKRPTGQVPDLQTDHLRAAHRSRRKASPLLVLLVVALLLNASLLTWWLLPRQSSPEAPQLAASGTEVAAPVEISPVAPLESPGGSASVAVAGLQDESPSQAPALEPPEAPAVPATPAPQADFLLAELQAPRPHEVVATLAQPLPRLEELSRAQRAGFPDFSFSLHYYTAEPAQRLVRINGLLLREGQSLAEDLVLEEITPSGAVFDYQGMLFSVTRY; via the coding sequence ATGTCGTTTATTCTCGACGCCCTGCGAAAATCCGATAAAAAGCGCCCCACGGGCCAGGTGCCGGATCTGCAGACCGATCACCTCAGGGCTGCTCACCGGTCCCGGCGCAAGGCCTCGCCGCTGTTGGTGCTGCTGGTCGTCGCCCTGCTGCTCAATGCCTCCTTGCTGACCTGGTGGCTGCTGCCCCGCCAATCCAGCCCCGAGGCACCCCAACTTGCCGCATCCGGCACGGAAGTCGCCGCGCCGGTGGAGATTTCTCCCGTGGCACCCCTGGAGTCCCCCGGCGGTTCAGCGTCGGTCGCGGTCGCCGGACTGCAGGATGAATCGCCTTCGCAAGCCCCGGCGCTTGAGCCGCCGGAAGCCCCCGCGGTGCCGGCAACACCTGCGCCCCAGGCCGATTTCCTGTTGGCTGAACTCCAGGCGCCCAGGCCTCACGAGGTCGTGGCCACCCTGGCGCAGCCCCTCCCGCGTCTGGAGGAACTTTCGCGCGCCCAGCGCGCCGGTTTTCCGGATTTCTCCTTCTCCCTGCACTATTACACCGCCGAGCCGGCGCAGCGCCTGGTGCGCATCAACGGGCTGCTCCTGCGCGAGGGGCAGTCGCTGGCCGAGGATCTGGTGCTTGAGGAAATCACCCCGAGCGGGGCGGTTTTTGATTACCAGGGAATGCTTTTTAGCGTCACACGCTATTGA